GGGTTACAGGCAGGATGACGAGCTGGATCGGAATAAAGGAGAGTTGAAAGTTGGCTTTAACACTGCAGGAGAGAATTGCTGAGGTAGAGGAACGTGTAACACGTGCCTGCGAGGCAAGTGGCCGGGATCGAAATGACGTCAAGGTAATTGCAGTGACGAAATATGTTTCTCTGGAAATGGTGTCCTCCGTGTTGGAGGCAGGCCTAGAGCATATTGCCGAGAGTCGCTGGCAGGATGCTGAGCACAAATGGAAGGTTTTAGGGGACCAAGGGACATGGCATTTTATCGGGCATTTGCAGACCAATAAGGTTAAAGACGTTATTGGAAAGTTTCAATATATACACTCTTTAGACCGGATATCCCTAGCGCAAGAATTACAGAAGAAGGCGACTGCCGCAGATCAAGAAGTGAAAGTCTTTCTTCAAGTAAACATCTCTGGAGAAGATACGAAGTTTGGTCTGTCGCCTGAGGCGGTACCTGGATTTTTACGTGAAATTGCTAGTTTCGACCGTGTAAAAGTAATTGGACTAATGACGATGGCACCTTTAGAAGGTGATCCGGAGCTTACCCGTCCTGTATTTCGCGGACTTCGTGAGCTGCGCGATGAGCTCAATCAACTTGCTTTGACACCTGAGCCGATTACGGAATTATCGATGGGAATGTCGAATGATTTTGAGGTAGCGATACAGGAAGGAGCCACCTGGGTACGCCTGGGTACGGTGTTAGTAGGCCATTAGGAGGGATCGTGATGAGCGTTATGAACCGATTTATGAGTTTTTTGGGCTTGCAGGAGGAAGAGGAAATTGTGGAGCGGGAGCAGATTTCCCATGAAGAGGATGAGTATGAGCCAGCCCCTGTCGAAACCCGCAAAAATCAAAGGGGCAACGTTGTCAGTATCCATTCGCAAAAGAATGTAAAAGTTGTACTTTATGAGCCACGTTCGTACGATGAGGCTCAGGAAATTGCTGACCATCTCCGTTCGCACCGGACGGTAGTAATCAATCTTCAGCGCGTCCGTAATGATCAAGCGATGAGAATTATTGATTTTTTAAGTGGAACCGTTTATGCCCTTGGTGGAGGAATCTCTAAAATTGGGGGCAATATATTTATGTGCACGCCAGATACCGTTGAAATTCAAGGTGCTATTACGGAAATCCTAGGTGACGATCCAGACTATAACAGAATGAGGTGAATGAGCTTTGCTCCAAATTGATTACATTATCGATATGCTGTTTAATATTTATTTTTACATGATTATTTTCTATGTACTGATGTCTTGGTTACCAAATGTTCGTGATAACTTTATCGGAGAACTGCTAAGTAAGCTTGTTGAGCCGTACTTGACGCCGTTCCGTCGGTTTATTCCGCCACTTTTCGGTACGCTTGATATTTCCCCGATCGTTGCATTACTTGTCTTGGAATTTGCGGCAGGTGGACTCAAATCCATTTTGCACTTAATTTTTTAGGCAGAAGTGATGAAGACAGAAGTTTACGGGCATTTTCATCCCGATGAAAGACAATTTGTGGACAAGGCTTGGGAATGGGTTACCCATGCTGGGGAATATCATGAGACGAAACTGACCGAATTTCTAGATCCGCGTCAAGGGTTTATTCTGCAAACTTTAGTTAACCGTCATCCTGATGTTATCGTCAGATGGGAAGGCGGCCATCCAGAGGCAGAGCGGAAGCGAGCACTCGTTGCTCCCGATTATCGTGACCTGGATCATGAGGATATGGAGCTGAGGGTTCTTGCCATAACCTCCGGTGAACAAAAGTTTCTGGCGCTCGAGCATGGGGACTACATGGGTTCTATTCTCGGTCTTGGAGTAAAACGTGGCAAAATCGGTGATATTCATGTTTTGGACGATGGTTGTCATGTAGTAGTAGCTGCAGATATTGCAGATTATTTATCCATGAACTTAACTGGAGTGCACCGGATACAGGTGAGTACGGAGGTATTGCCACTTTCTGCCTTACGTAATAGTGAGGTGAAGCTGGAAATGATGGATTTGACAGTAGCGTCCCTGCGATTGGATGGCATTGCCGCAGATGTAACACGGCTTAGTCGAAGCAAGATTCTTGCTCCCATCAAGGCCGGACGCGTTCGGGTAAACTGGAAAGTGGAGGAAGACCCTTCCTGCGGGCTTAAAGATGGTGACATGGTATCTATTCAAGGATTCGGTCGATTCAAGGTTTTAGAGGTCGGTAGTTTGACGAAAAAAGGCCGATACCGTGTTCAGGTTGGTAAATTTGTGTGAATCCCTTGCAGGAATCCGGCTTTACTTGTCGAAATTGATTATTTCGAGGGAATCAAACATTTTTAAAGCAGGACGCCGATACTTTATAGAAGAGGCGGACCATGAATGACAGGCGGAACGCAGGTACATCCTCTGCCTTTACTCGAAGTACAGTCTTTCTTCTTTGTCTACTGCACAGATACGGTTCAGAGACTTAGAAGGTCCGAAATTTCTAGGAGGTGCACAGCATGCCATTAACACCGCTCGATATACATAACAAGGAGTTCTCTCGGAGACTTCGCGGTTATGATGAGGACGAGGTCAACGAATTTTTGGATCAAGTGATCAAGGATTACGAAAGCGTCATCCGTGAGAACAAGGAGCTGCAGAATCAGCTTTTGACCATTCAAGAGCGTCTGGATCATTTTGTGAATATTGAAGAGAGTTTATCGAAGACGATCTTAGTCGCTCAGGAAGCGGCGGATGATGTGAAGAACAACTCCAAGAAGGAATCGCAGCTTATTATCAAGGAAGCGGAAAAGAACGCAGATCGGATTATTAACGAAGCGTTATCCAAATCCCGTAAGGTTGCTATTGAGACTGAAGAATTGCGCAAGCAAGCTTCGATCTATCGCACTCGTTTCCGTACATTGGTGGAAGCTCAGCTCGAGCTGTTGTCACAGGATGACTGGAACGCCTTAGAGAGTCGTGAGGCGAGCGAGAGCGTTACTTTTAAGGATGATGTTCTACATCGTATCTAATGCATTATGATGAATGAATGCTGATGTGGTTTGTGATTAGGAAGGATCTGGGGCTTTGTGGTCCTCGATCAGATTAGAGGGAATTTCTCCTGTTATTTTTGGGTTTTTGGGTCAATAAATTAGGTTAAGGGGAATTTCTCCCTTTAATAACCTTGATTTGCTCTGAAATAGGGAAATTACTTGAATTTATAGGGAGAAATTCCCTCTGATTTATAATTTCATGCTAAAATCGGCTAAATAGAGGGAGTTATTCCCTCTATTTTTTATTTTCCGCTAAAATCGATCATAATAAGTATCTTCCGCTTATGCAGGTACACCTCCAATTGCGGATTTGGCTAGCGGTTGTTGACATTTAGACTTAAAAAGTCTATAAATAGAACATATCTGTATAATGTTTATATGTATTCGATGACGGGACAAGTACGACAAGGTAACGTTCTCCAGAGAGTCGGCGATTGCTGAGAGCCGATTGTTCGAACCCTGCCGGAAGATCTTCCCCTAGAAGTTAAGCTGAAGCGTTGATCGTGCGTAAGCTTAGCCGTCTGCCGGACGTTACACCGGACCTGTGCACAAGATTTACGCGCAGGACTGAGATTGTGCTGAATACACTCCCCTTAAGGATGTGCTCATGCGCAGAATTAGGGTGGTATCGCGAGCGTCGTCTCGCCCCTTTGGGGGTGGGATGACGCTTATTTTGTTGTTCCGGGGCGGGCCATCCCCCTAAATCCCCCTTTCTAAGGGGGACCCCAAGGGCTGCTGCCCTCTGGACACCCGCAAAGTAAAGCCTCGCGCAAACAGGTATGGTGCTGGAAGTGAACGGACTCATGTCGGCGGAGGAGCGGCCCTTCTTAGGCTCCCCTGGCGGGTTCGCCTGCGGGGCCTGCACTTTTAGGGCAGGCCGGCGTTTCACTCGCCGGCCTATGTGGCCCCCCGAGCCAGTGCTGCCCTGCGGGATCGCGGCTCGGGAGCCAAAGGCAACAGCGAAGGCGACCAGCTGCGCGAGGTCGCCCGAGGCGTCCCGAGCCAGTGCTGCCCTGCGGGATCGCGGCTCGGGAGCCAAAGGCAACAGCGTAGGCGACCAGCTGCGCAAGGTCGCCCAAGGCGCCCCGAGGCAGTGCTGCCCTGCGGGATCGCGGCTCGGGTGCCCTCGAGATCCCCTCCTTAGCAGGGAGGGGATCGAAGCAGGTTTAAGAATAAACCATGAAAGGATTGACCATCACATGCAAAAAGTAGATGTCAGAGAAAAAGCGCGGGCAAGAGATGTCCGCATACTGAAGAAATGGAGCGACGAAAATACGTTCCGCAAATCCATGGAGAACCGTGAAGGACGTCCGAACTATGTATTTTACGAAGGTCCTCCTACAGCAAACGGTGCCCCGCATATCGGGCACGTGCTTGGACGCGTAATCAAGGATTTCATCGGTCGTTACCAGACGATGAAAGGCTATCGCGTTGTACGTAAAGCAGGCTGGGATACACACGGCCTGCCAGTAGAACTAGGCGTTCAAAAGAAGCTTGGTATCTCCGGGAAACAAGAGATCGAAGAATATGGCGTAGAGAAATTCATTCAAGAATGTAAAGACAGCGTCTTCGGCTACGAGAAGCAATGGCGCGAGTTTACAGAGGGCATCGGATACTGGACAGATCTAGATAATCCTTACGTTACCTTGGATAACACATATATCGAGAGCGTGTGGAACATCTTGGCTACAGTGCATGACAAAGGGCTGCTCTACCGCGGACACCGTGTTAGCCCATACTGCCCAAGCTGCCAGACTACCCTAAGCTCCCATGAAGTAGCTCAAGGCTACAAAACAGTCAAAGATCTCAGTGCGACTGCAAAATTCAAACTGGATGACAGTGGAGACTACGTATTGGCTTGGACGACTACACCTTGGACACTGCCAGCACATATGGCGCTGGCTATGAACCCAGATATGGATTATGTACGTGTACAACAAGAAGACGGCGTGTACATCGTTGCCAAAAATTTGGTGGAAGAAGTAATGAAAGGCGAGCATACAGTCCTTTCTACGCATAAAGGCTCTGAGTTCATCGGAAAGAGCTATACGCCTCCATTCGGATACATCAAAGCTGAGAAAAGCAATGTCATCGTAGGTGCTTCCTTCGTTACAGATTCCAGTGGTACAGGGATCGTACACATGGCACCAGCGCATGGAGAAGATGACTACAAGACTTGCCGCGAGAATGGCATCAGCTTCGTGAACGTGGTTGATAACTCTGGTAAGTATACGGATGTAGTTTCTGATTTTGCTGGACGCTTCGTGAAAGACTGCGATTTGGATATCATAAAAGTTTTGTCTGAACAAGGAACACTTTACGGCAAAGAAAAATACGAGCACAGCTACCCATTCTGCTGGCGCTGCGATACGCCGCTCTTGTATTACGCAACAGACAGCTGGTTCATCAACACTACCGCCATCAAAGATCAGCTGATTGCTAACAACAACAGTGTGAATTGGTACCCTGAGCATGTACGCGAAGGCCGTTTCGGCAAGTTCTTGGATGAACTGGTGGACTGGAATATCAGCCGTAATCGTTACTGGGGTACACCGCTTAACGTTTGGGTATGTCAAGAAACGGGCAAAGAGTTCGCTCCACACAGCATTGAAGAGCTGAGAGCAATGGCTATCGGCGACGTGCCGGAAGATATCGAATTGCATAAGCCTTATGTAGATAACATCAAGCTGCGCAGTCCTTTTAGCGAAGGTGCAGAAATGGTTCGTACACCAGAAGTTATCGACGTATGGTTCGATAGCGGTTCGATGCCTTTTGCGCAAAGTCATTATCCATTTGAGAACGAGGATAAACTGAATGACCAATATCCAGCCGATATGATCTGTGAAGGAATCGACCAGACCCGTGGATGGTTCTACAGCTTGCTTGCAGTATCTACCTTGTTTAAAGGTAAAGCTCCTTATAAAGCGGTAATCGCTACAGGCCATATTCTCGATGAGAACGGTCAAAAAATGTCTAAATCCAAAGGTAATGTCATTGATCCTTGGGAAATCATGAATGAATACGGAACGGATGCTTTCCGTTGGGCGATTCTGTCCGACAGTGCACCGTGGAACAATAAACGGTTCTCCCGTGGTCTTGTAGGGGAAACCAAATCCAAAGTTGTCGATACACTGGTGAATACGCATGCGTTCTTGACGCTTTATGCAGGCATCGATGGTTACGATCCAACAGATCACCCATTCAAAGTATCGGAGCATAAGCTGGACCGCTGGATTCTGTCCCGTCTGAACAGCTTGATTCTTCTGGTAGATAAAGGGCTTGCGGTGAATGACTTCGTGAATACGTCCAAAGCCATTGAGAACTTTGTAGATGAGCTGAGTAACTGGTATATCCGTCGTTCCCGTGACCGTTTCTGGGGTAGTGGCTTAGGTGAGGATAAGCTGGATGCTTACCGTACACTGACCCATGTACTTTTGAAAACAGCGGCTGTGATGGCTCCATTTACACCGATGTTGTCCGAAGATATCTTCACGAACCTTGGCGGCGGAGAAAGTGTGCATTTAGCAGATTATCCGGTTGCTGATGAGAGCTTGATCGATAAAGAGCTGGAAGAGGATATGGAAAGTGCAAGACAAATCGTTGAGCTGGCACGTAACGTGCGTAACGAAACAGGGATTAAGAATCGTCAACCGCTGTCCGAGCTGATCGTTTCGATGAACCGCGACTTCCACTTGGCTGAGTATGAAGAAATCATCAAAGATGAGATCAACATCAAGAACATCGTGCTAGAGACTAGCGACAGTGGATTTGTTGATTTCACACTCAAGCTGAATCTTAAGGTTGCCGGTAAAAAATACGGTAAAAACGTCGGCTTCCTACAAGGTTTCCTGAAAGCTCTGGCTAGTGACTCTACCCGCAAAGCGGTGCAAGACGGCTCAATCACGATTGCGACGCCAGAGGGAGAAGAGCTGGTGATCACTTCCGAAGAGCTGCTCGTTGAAAAACAAGCCAAAGCAGGCTTCGCCGCAGCTTCCGGATATGGAATTACAGTTGCGCTCAACACCGAAATCACGCCTGAGCTTGAACAAGAAGGCTGGGTTCGTGAGATCATTCGTGCGGTTCAGGATTACCGTAAACGTCTGGATCTGCCGATCGAGAAACGGATCGCACTCACGCTGAACTTAGATGATGAGCTTAAAGCAGCAGTAACAGCATTTGAGAATGTATTGCGCGACAATGTACTTGTGACTACGGTTGATTTTGGCGGAGAGCATGCTTTTGAAACGGTAGATGTCGGTGGTAAATCCATCGGTATCCATATTGGAGCGTAAATCTGCATTACCTGTCCCAAAACAGCATATACTAGCGGCACAAGTGTAAACGGAGAACTCTGTTTATGCGTGGAATATAGTTCTTATATTTCGTCGCAAAAATAACGAGCCTCGAGCTCAAGGAGATTTTTTCTCTTTGACCGGGCTCGTTTACTTTGTGACCAGTATAGACGTATGAGAGGAGCCGTGGCTGTGAAGGAGCAGAAGAGCAGAATCTCCATCAAGACATCTGACAACAAGAACAGCCCAGATAAGGATGCGGAGAAAAAGGTTATTCCTGAAGCAAACCCTGAGCGTTTAACAGCAGATCAACGTAATCCAGAAGATATTCCACTGGAAGAAAAAATGAATACGATGTATCGACTAACCTTTGAATGGGCCCATATCTTAGAAAAATCACGAATTTATCAGTATACGGAGCTGTTATATTCACCTTGGACTCTAATTTGGAAAAATATTTTATATGGAGCGGCTCGTGGAGTAGGGATCGCGCTAGGCTTTACTTTTTTTGCGGCAACGATCATCTATGTTCTTCAGGTTCTTGGAGCCTTGAATCTACCGATCATCGGAGATTATATTGCGGATATTGTACGAATTGTTCAGCGTCAGCTCGAATTCAAATAGCCTTTCAAAATGACGTAGAGCAGAAGAAAACAAAAAAACAGCGGGCCATTCCACAATGAAGCTGGAACAGCACGCCGTTAAATATTTCTTGTGGGGAAATTATTTTTACTCCTCGCCTTCGAGCGGATCAAGCATGTAACTTCCCTCGTCGCTATCCTTATAACGCTCGTAACTTCGTCCCGGCACTACAATTAAATGATTGCCTGTAATATCGGTGGCGATAAAATTCTCCCAAGGCTCCACGCAGCCTTCCAGCTCATCAGCTTCAATCTCCATATCATTATATGAGCTAATATTGTTGCCTTCCGCCATCGCGGGGGAATCGGAGTTACCATAGCTTTCTACAATCTGCCAGGCATCCTCACCGTCAAACCCGTTTTGATCCTCTCGTTCATCGAGACTAGTACGTCCAAATGGGGGAGACAAAAATTCTTCTTCTATTGGCCGAGTAAAAGGTGCATT
This window of the Paenibacillus sp. FSL R10-2734 genome carries:
- a CDS encoding YggS family pyridoxal phosphate-dependent enzyme, whose amino-acid sequence is MALTLQERIAEVEERVTRACEASGRDRNDVKVIAVTKYVSLEMVSSVLEAGLEHIAESRWQDAEHKWKVLGDQGTWHFIGHLQTNKVKDVIGKFQYIHSLDRISLAQELQKKATAADQEVKVFLQVNISGEDTKFGLSPEAVPGFLREIASFDRVKVIGLMTMAPLEGDPELTRPVFRGLRELRDELNQLALTPEPITELSMGMSNDFEVAIQEGATWVRLGTVLVGH
- the sepF gene encoding cell division protein SepF → MSVMNRFMSFLGLQEEEEIVEREQISHEEDEYEPAPVETRKNQRGNVVSIHSQKNVKVVLYEPRSYDEAQEIADHLRSHRTVVINLQRVRNDQAMRIIDFLSGTVYALGGGISKIGGNIFMCTPDTVEIQGAITEILGDDPDYNRMR
- a CDS encoding YggT family protein; translated protein: MLFNIYFYMIIFYVLMSWLPNVRDNFIGELLSKLVEPYLTPFRRFIPPLFGTLDISPIVALLVLEFAAGGLKSILHLIF
- a CDS encoding YlmH/Sll1252 family protein; amino-acid sequence: MKTEVYGHFHPDERQFVDKAWEWVTHAGEYHETKLTEFLDPRQGFILQTLVNRHPDVIVRWEGGHPEAERKRALVAPDYRDLDHEDMELRVLAITSGEQKFLALEHGDYMGSILGLGVKRGKIGDIHVLDDGCHVVVAADIADYLSMNLTGVHRIQVSTEVLPLSALRNSEVKLEMMDLTVASLRLDGIAADVTRLSRSKILAPIKAGRVRVNWKVEEDPSCGLKDGDMVSIQGFGRFKVLEVGSLTKKGRYRVQVGKFV
- a CDS encoding DivIVA domain-containing protein; protein product: MPLTPLDIHNKEFSRRLRGYDEDEVNEFLDQVIKDYESVIRENKELQNQLLTIQERLDHFVNIEESLSKTILVAQEAADDVKNNSKKESQLIIKEAEKNADRIINEALSKSRKVAIETEELRKQASIYRTRFRTLVEAQLELLSQDDWNALESREASESVTFKDDVLHRI
- the ileS gene encoding isoleucine--tRNA ligase gives rise to the protein MQKVDVREKARARDVRILKKWSDENTFRKSMENREGRPNYVFYEGPPTANGAPHIGHVLGRVIKDFIGRYQTMKGYRVVRKAGWDTHGLPVELGVQKKLGISGKQEIEEYGVEKFIQECKDSVFGYEKQWREFTEGIGYWTDLDNPYVTLDNTYIESVWNILATVHDKGLLYRGHRVSPYCPSCQTTLSSHEVAQGYKTVKDLSATAKFKLDDSGDYVLAWTTTPWTLPAHMALAMNPDMDYVRVQQEDGVYIVAKNLVEEVMKGEHTVLSTHKGSEFIGKSYTPPFGYIKAEKSNVIVGASFVTDSSGTGIVHMAPAHGEDDYKTCRENGISFVNVVDNSGKYTDVVSDFAGRFVKDCDLDIIKVLSEQGTLYGKEKYEHSYPFCWRCDTPLLYYATDSWFINTTAIKDQLIANNNSVNWYPEHVREGRFGKFLDELVDWNISRNRYWGTPLNVWVCQETGKEFAPHSIEELRAMAIGDVPEDIELHKPYVDNIKLRSPFSEGAEMVRTPEVIDVWFDSGSMPFAQSHYPFENEDKLNDQYPADMICEGIDQTRGWFYSLLAVSTLFKGKAPYKAVIATGHILDENGQKMSKSKGNVIDPWEIMNEYGTDAFRWAILSDSAPWNNKRFSRGLVGETKSKVVDTLVNTHAFLTLYAGIDGYDPTDHPFKVSEHKLDRWILSRLNSLILLVDKGLAVNDFVNTSKAIENFVDELSNWYIRRSRDRFWGSGLGEDKLDAYRTLTHVLLKTAAVMAPFTPMLSEDIFTNLGGGESVHLADYPVADESLIDKELEEDMESARQIVELARNVRNETGIKNRQPLSELIVSMNRDFHLAEYEEIIKDEINIKNIVLETSDSGFVDFTLKLNLKVAGKKYGKNVGFLQGFLKALASDSTRKAVQDGSITIATPEGEELVITSEELLVEKQAKAGFAAASGYGITVALNTEITPELEQEGWVREIIRAVQDYRKRLDLPIEKRIALTLNLDDELKAAVTAFENVLRDNVLVTTVDFGGEHAFETVDVGGKSIGIHIGA
- a CDS encoding DUF5665 domain-containing protein, which translates into the protein MPLEEKMNTMYRLTFEWAHILEKSRIYQYTELLYSPWTLIWKNILYGAARGVGIALGFTFFAATIIYVLQVLGALNLPIIGDYIADIVRIVQRQLEFK